A single window of Dendropsophus ebraccatus isolate aDenEbr1 chromosome 5, aDenEbr1.pat, whole genome shotgun sequence DNA harbors:
- the LOC138793601 gene encoding cytochrome b-c1 complex subunit 8-like has translation MGLHFGDLAKVRHVITFTLSPFEQRAFANAFSKGIPNVWRRFSSNFLTITPPFAFAYLIYNWGNNEHQRLKRKDPSQYENDQ, from the coding sequence ATGGGGCTGCACTTTGGAGACCTCGCCAAGGTTCGCCATGTTATTACCTTCACATTGTCACCATTTGAACAGAGAGCTTTTGCTAATGCCTTCTCCAAAGGGATCCCCAATGTGTGGAGAAGGTTCTCATCTAACTTTCTCACCATTACACCACCCTTTGCTTTCGCATATTTGATCTACAACTGGGGAAACAATGAACACCAGAGACTCAAGAGGAAGGATCCATCCCAGTATGAAAATGACCAGTAA